A genomic region of Kineococcus rhizosphaerae contains the following coding sequences:
- a CDS encoding glycoside hydrolase family 76 protein, whose amino-acid sequence MRTSSRRTVLTGLTASALVAGTAAPAHAETGERSPGRHHDWAGRAALSWQALLDHFAVGDGSGLLHEQFPVAAGDPKYSYEWPFSQAHVAALDLTGIPGAGRRYRDDLIDLAAAQQYYWNPTSTTGLPGFASGPMPPYLNGGDLFYDDNEWVGLLDVQQFAMTGDRRALAEARKISDLVESGWDTDPTHAAPGGVFWTQAPWSDDRNTVSNMPGAELALRLFQFTRERRYLDRALKYYTWTNTHLQQDDGLYTDHLDLQGVPDPTVWSYNQGVPVGVNVLLFQATRDRRYLREAQRIARASLEFFVAGGRVDDHPPYFNSIWFKNLLLLESVTGGHTYRDATAGYAQRVWDTKRQPSGLFRFPAGDSHGTTTLLLEQAAVVQVFAVLAWKPSDHDLLY is encoded by the coding sequence GTGAGAACCTCGTCCCGCCGCACCGTCCTGACCGGCCTGACCGCCTCGGCCCTGGTCGCCGGAACCGCCGCACCCGCCCACGCCGAGACGGGGGAACGCTCCCCGGGCCGGCACCACGACTGGGCCGGCCGCGCCGCGCTGTCCTGGCAGGCCCTGCTCGACCACTTCGCCGTCGGCGACGGTTCGGGACTGCTGCACGAGCAGTTCCCCGTCGCCGCCGGGGATCCGAAGTACTCCTACGAGTGGCCCTTCTCGCAGGCCCACGTCGCCGCCCTCGACCTCACCGGGATCCCCGGGGCGGGCCGCAGGTACCGCGACGACCTGATCGATCTAGCTGCGGCGCAACAGTACTACTGGAACCCGACGTCCACGACGGGACTGCCGGGTTTCGCCTCCGGCCCGATGCCGCCGTACCTGAACGGCGGGGACCTGTTCTACGACGACAACGAGTGGGTCGGTCTGCTCGACGTCCAGCAGTTCGCCATGACCGGCGACCGGCGGGCCCTGGCCGAGGCCCGGAAGATCTCCGACCTCGTCGAGTCCGGGTGGGACACCGACCCCACGCACGCCGCGCCCGGCGGGGTGTTCTGGACGCAGGCCCCGTGGAGCGACGACCGGAACACCGTCTCGAACATGCCCGGCGCCGAACTCGCGCTGCGGCTGTTCCAGTTCACCCGCGAGCGCCGATACCTGGACCGGGCGCTCAAGTACTACACGTGGACGAACACCCACCTGCAGCAGGACGACGGCCTGTACACCGACCACCTGGACCTCCAGGGCGTCCCCGACCCCACCGTGTGGTCGTACAACCAGGGGGTCCCCGTCGGGGTGAACGTGCTGCTGTTCCAGGCCACCCGCGACCGGAGGTACCTGAGGGAGGCGCAGCGGATCGCGCGGGCGTCGCTGGAGTTCTTCGTGGCGGGCGGACGGGTCGACGACCACCCGCCGTACTTCAACTCGATCTGGTTCAAGAACCTGCTGCTGCTGGAGTCGGTGACCGGCGGGCACACCTACCGCGACGCCACGGCCGGCTACGCGCAGCGGGTGTGGGACACCAAGCGGCAGCCCTCGGGCCTGTTCCGGTTCCCCGCCGGGGACTCGCACGGGACGACGACGCTGCTGCTGGAGCAGGCCGCCGTCGTGCAGGTGTTCGCCGTCCTGGCCTGGAAGCCCTCCGACCACGACCTGCTGTACTGA
- a CDS encoding Fe-Mn family superoxide dismutase, with protein sequence HAFYLDYKNVKPDYVKAWWNVVNWADAQARFDRARTQTVGLIVP encoded by the coding sequence CACGCGTTCTACCTGGACTACAAGAACGTCAAGCCCGACTACGTCAAGGCGTGGTGGAACGTGGTGAACTGGGCCGACGCCCAGGCCCGCTTCGACCGCGCCCGCACGCAGACCGTCGGGCTCATCGTCCCGTGA